In a single window of the Corvus moneduloides isolate bCorMon1 unplaced genomic scaffold, bCorMon1.pri scaffold_63_arrow_ctg1, whole genome shotgun sequence genome:
- the LOC116438986 gene encoding feather keratin Cos1-1/Cos1-3/Cos2-1-like, with amino-acid sequence MVEGTSKSCHTIPRDLSIHWDHTGNLSLRQHGLGALRHCGASIKGSLTGGCLIHFCHLLLLGNQVQRQARDMSCPEKCQQCRPCNPCCQPCGPCPLANSCNECCVRQCQSSTVVIEPPAVLVTLPGPILSSFPQNTVVGSSTSAAVGSILSSEGVPISSGGFDISCITSGYGERCCRPC; translated from the exons ATGGTAGAGGGAACCAGCAAGTCATGCCATACCATTCCCAGAGATCTTTCCATTCATTGGGATCACACAGGAAATTTATCACTCAGGCAGCACGGACTTGGAGCCCTGAGGCACTGTGGGGCCAGCATAAAAGGCAGCCTAACTGGTGGCTGTCTCATCCACTtctgtcacctcctgctccttggGAACCAG gtGCAGCGCCAGGCTCGAGACATGTCCTGCCCTGAGAAGTGCCAGCAGTGCCGGCCCTGCAAcccttgctgccagccctgcggcccctgcccgctggccaacagctgcaatgagtgctgtgtcaggcagtgccagagctccacCGTCGTCATTGagcctcctgctgtgctggtgaccctgcccgggcccatcctcagctccttcccacagaacaccgtggtgggatcctccacctccgCTGCcgttggcagcatcctcagctctgaaggagtgcccatcagctccgggggctttgacatctcctgcatcaccaGCGGCTATGGTGAAAGATGTTGTCGTCCCTGCTAA
- the LOC116438992 gene encoding feather keratin Cos1-1/Cos1-3/Cos2-1-like, translating to MSCCQPCNPCCQPCGPCPLANSCNECCVQQCQSSTVVIEPPAVLVTLPGPILSSFPQNTVVGSSTSAAVGSILSSGGVPISSGGFDISCITSGYGGRCCPPC from the coding sequence atgtcctgctgccagccctgcaacccttgctgccagccctgcggtccctgcccgctggccaacagctgcaatgagtgctgtgtccagcagtgccagagctccacCGTCGTCATTGAGCCgcctgctgtgctggtgaccctgcccgggcccatcctcagctccttcccacagaacaccgtggtgggatcctccacctccgCTGCcgttggcagcatcctcagctctggtggagtgcccatcagctccgggggctttgacatctcctgcatcaccaGCGGCTATGGCGGCAGATGCTGTCCCCCCTGCTAA
- the LOC116438995 gene encoding feather keratin Cos1-2, translating to MSCNPCCQPCGPCPLANSCNECCVRQCQSSTVAIQPSPVVVTLPGPILSSFPQNTVVGSSTSAAVGSILSSGGVPISSGGFDISCITSRYGGSRCRPC from the coding sequence ATGTCCTGCAAcccttgctgccagccctgcggcccctgcccgctggccaacagctgcaatgagtgctgtgtcaggcagtgccagagctccacCGTGGCCATCCAGCCCTCCCCAGTGGTGGTGACCCTGcccgggcccatcctcagctccttcccacagaacaccgtggtgggatcctccacctccgCTGCcgttggcagcatcctcagctctggtggagtgcccatcagctccgggggctttgacatctcctgcatcaccaGCCGCTATGGTGGAAGCAGATGTCGTCCCTGTTAA
- the LOC116438990 gene encoding feather keratin Cos1-2-like — protein sequence MSCCQPCNPCCQPCGPCPLANSCNECCVQQCQSSTVAIQPSPVVVTLPGPILSSFPQNTVVGSSTSAAVGSILSSGGVPIGSGGFDISCITSGYGGRCCPPC from the coding sequence atgtcctgctgccagccctgcaacccttgctgccagccctgcggcccctgcccgctggccaacagctgcaatgagtgctgtgtccagcagtgccagagctccacCGTGGCCATCCAGCCCTCCCCAGTGGTGGTGACCCTGcccgggcccatcctcagctccttcccacagaacaccgtggtgggatcctccacctccgctgctgttggcagcatcctcagctctggtGGAGTGCCCATCGGCTCCGGGGGCTTTGacatctcctgcatcaccaGCGGCTATGGCGGCAGATGCTGTCCCCCCTGCTAA
- the LOC116438988 gene encoding feather keratin Cos2-2-like, whose amino-acid sequence MSCPEKCQQCRPCNPCCQPCGPCPLANSCNECCVRQCQSSTVVIEPPAVLVALPGPILSSFPQNTVVGSSTSAAVGSILSSEGVPISSGGFDISCITSGYGERCCRPC is encoded by the coding sequence ATGTCCTGCCCTGAGAAGTGCCAGCAGTGCCGGCCCTGCAAcccttgctgccagccctgcggcccctgcccgctggccaacagctgcaatgagtgctgtgtcaggcagtgccagagctccacCGTCGTCATTGAGCCgcctgctgtgctggtggccctgcccgggcccatcctcagctccttcccacagaacaccgtggtgggatcctccacctctgctgccgttggcagcatcctcagctctgaaggagtgcccatcagctccgggggctttgacatctcctgcatcaccaGCGGCTATGGTGAAAGATGTTGTCGTCCCTGCtaa